ACTTTAAACTTTTTACCAATGCTTAATGTTGATTATACTATTTGTAACTTTAGGGGCTGCTTTTGTTAGTTTTTAGAGGCCATGAACCAAGTCTCGCTCACCTCAAGCCACAGAGATGCGAAACGTAATTGATCCAAATTAGTTATATGTACAACAATGGAAACTTTCATATCCACATCACTAAGTGACTTAATATGGCGTAAAAACTATTCTTTTGtagatatttatttaaaaactcattttagcatgacatattatacaaaaattcatataGAGTCTATTTGGAAAGAAAACCCCAAAGTTAGTCacttgtcattttcttattggtTCTTAGTGTGTTAAAAATTTTTGAGAACCAATTAGTCattagaaaatgacaagtgACTATTTTTGGGCTTTTCTTTCCAAATAGACTTTAAGAGGAATTTCTCATATATAATATGTCATATTTGAATGGGCCCACTTGTGTTAAAGCTAATTTTTTAACACATGACACAGAGAAAAACTTACCTATATCGAGGATATCATGGTGGCGCTATTGCGAGCCAATCACCCATTGCTGTgtgttttaactttttgacATAACAATGCGTGATAGACTTGAATACCGCTACAGTGACATTCCCGTTACATGTAATTTCTTCTCCATGTCACAAAGTGATTTTATAATCCGAATCATGTACTTTTACGTGCCCTTCAGAAAATCATTCGTGAAAGCAAAAGAACAgccaaattataaataaaaaagaaaaaaccgcTTTTTTTTGTCTGAAATTTTACTAAGATGCTCTATCTTCTAGTATCTTGGActtttcaacccaaaaaaaaaaaaaaaaactaaaattcataTATGTTCAGTGGTCATGTCGTCATTAGATTAGACACACAGAAGAATAAATTCtcctttgattttttctttagtAATGCTCTTTCTCTAATTATATAGTAGTAGGTTTTGGTCGACAACAATGCAGAAAATATTCCAAATTACGaccccaagaaaaaaaaaaaagaagaagaataatttaattataattataattttttaagcCAACGATAAAAccaaatgaagaaagaaagaacatgCATTTAACAGACAAGAGAGGTagttttttttggaaaggcGGCGTCTGGGGTTTTAGAGGCAAAAGCCAAAGCCAGAAAACGACGAGAAGAATTAGATGCATCTTGAATCTGATGCTCACGGGACGAAGGATGACTTCACAGCGTACCAGAAGTTATGCCCTTCTTATCCTCGCCACCAGCCATCGCTCGCTGCCGTAGCTCTCACCACAACTTGACACTATTCTTCTGGCACTATTTAGCAAATTATTTCTCTCTTATTTCTCTCCATGATGTCAACTATTTTACACCAAACCCTAATCCGTACACATTCGAAATTGACGTCATATTTATCTAAAAAGTTCTTCATAGTGGAAGAATTTCTCAATTATTGTTCAATTTTAAGGGTCAATTATTATCTATTAGCAGTATTCTTGTGTTGAAGCTATTTCGGCTAACCGGACATATCATGACTGTTAAAATGACTAGCATTTTCAAGGGACCTCCGAGTAGGCAATGTTGGATCCTTCCCACCcacttttgtgataaaatatgaaatttaatcTTTGTTGGGACCAACACAACTATACATTGTTGTATTGCCTAGTCACTTGAAGTGACCAAAAGAATGTGTTTTTCACCCCCTAACCTAGCAAAGATAGATACCTCCACCATTCCAATCTTCTCAATGTTGTCCCTTAGTTGTCCTCCAATTGGTTCCTGCTCCCTTCTAGGTGTATCGATGAGTTCGAATCTGGTGGATTTATGACTTCTCAATTTGGTGTCGGCCGTCACTATGACCCTCTGTTCTCTCCTTTCGAATTGGCTTCATCTTTTGGTTATAGTTGATAATCCGAAATTCGATTTCTCGCATATATCTTGGAAGATGTGTAGAGCTACGACACTGTCACGGCTTGAGTGCCTGCACcaccttctttttgtttcatgGTTATGTTTGTTTGCCTTAGAGCTGTTTTGAGAGGAGTTGGTTTATGGTGGCAGATTTGTGgtgttcatgtttttttgttgtttttgttgctgTATTGTTATGTTGTCTTCAAATCGattattttttgtcaattttaattcgattattttttgtcaattttatttttgtttatctatTGATATCATTATCTGGAATAGTCTTGGTGCCCCTATTTATCTGGTATTGTGGAGTACTTTTGAGCTTCCTTACTAGGttgctttgttttgttgtatttgtaTGCCAACCTTTTTTGGGTGAGTTTTTAGAATGAAATTCATTGTTCGACCAAAAGAAATAAGTCACTTGATGTGACCAACTTTTTCGAGAAGGCAAATATGCAAGCAACATGCCAATTAATTTgttaaaatacaaattaaatgatgtgttacaaaaaattattcaaaatacatacacatttataagaaaaagacATATTTTATCGTTattctaaattataaatactTGAATAGCATTTgcagtttttttatataagcgatagtctaaactacataTGAGTGGTGTTTTTCACACACATTAAACTAAAATATCATTTGACTTCAAACACGAGACTATTAATCTACAaatcaatattatttttcactagACTAGACCTATAAGGTGGAAGTCAATATCAGTACACTTGCCCTTTAGTTTTCCTAACTTTGGGAATCAATATTCTAAATCAAATGCTTCTTTTATTGGTGTGTGTTATTTAAAACTGAAAATCACTAGGTACGTAAAATCAAGGATAATGATtatataaataacaaaaagaggAAACCCGAAAGTGCCATGTACAAAAGTAGCAAAGGGCAATTTagcaaaagaagcaaaaaagaGAGCGTTTAGGTGGTGAGAGTGAGACTTTAAGACTAGAGAGATCGATAGCTCTCCGTACTTTTCCATTGGCCGCATCCCAACTCGTATCACAAGCAAGAAGTTAAATtcactgctctctctctctctctctctctctctctccctttccttctttctccAGCTCAAGATCTTCCTAGCTTTCGGTGCTATGAAAAGCTAATCTGAGGCTGCAGgcaatctctctctcctcgcttCATAATAGCCTCTgcatctttctctctctgttttccaCAGACAACACAGACCTCAAGGTTCCGTTTAATTACGGGCCTGTTTATCTTCTAGCTAAGGTTTCTGTCTCTCAGTGGCTTACGCTTCGGTCAAGCTTAGCTTTTCCATTCGGTTGCTTCTTCTACAAGATCTTATCCCACTCTGCTTAAAATTTAAGCTGAAATTTTGCTCCGGAAagtgaaagaaacaaaaaaagaagaaaaaaaattccgagAATTTTCTCGGAAAAGCTACGTGAGCAGTGTATGTATAATGGTCCTCCAGCATCAAATTCTGGCACGAGCCCATTAATTCAAATCCCACAGTGGCAAACAGAGCAAACACCATTCATGGATTCAAATACCCATCAGAACTTGCACTCCCAAGAGCACCAAACTCACCAACCCAATTCTGGGTTACTGAGATTTCGCTCTGCTCCGAGCTCACTGCTGGCAAATTTCAACGAGAACAGCGATTTGGGTCTCATTGGTAAAAACCCAATTGAGGGTTCTGAGTCAGAGAGATTGTTTTCTAGATTTGCGAATTACACCCACACCAACGACTCGGATTCTTGGCCGTCGAGTTTTCAAGAGTTGGACGACAAGTCTACGGTGACGGCGACGGAGGCGGCGGTGACGGAGAGCCGTATGAGCTCACAGCAGCAGGGCTATTCTGGGCTCCCTCCTCATTATCCGAGACAGAGCTCGTTCAATGGCTCGTATGGGTTGGTGGGTTCGGCTGCAATGAATCATCACACTCAACCCAAGGCCGTTCACTCGAATCTTGTTCGACAAAGTAGCTCCCCTGCTGGGCTTTTCTCCAACAGCTCTGTTCAAAATGGTAATCTTTTTTATGCTCTCTTTCATTAACTTATGATTACATGTCATTGTGTAATTTGAGTTGTTTAAAGATTTCCATTTTAGTATTAGGTTATAGGTAATGAACTTTGATTTGGGAAGCTCATTTGCATTTTGGTTGAGTTGAGAGAAGATATTAACAAACGAGAAACAAAAAGAGTAAGAGATTGGATATAATTTGGAGGAGTGATATTAACCTCTACTAGGCAGAGTGCATTAGGCTCATCTTGTTAAGATTTCAGAGAGAAAGACCTGCGGACTTTACATTCTTTAACACATTTTTTGTGCTGAAAATTTAGCATCCATGTGGTTAATCTTATGGGAAATAATCGGTTGTGAGTTCAACTTCGAAGTGTGCTAACGGAGTTGAGGAAATTACTTTAATCATAAGATGTACTATTATGGACAACACTTATCTAGGATCCTCATAGTATTGGGAAACTTAGTCCTAATTAACAGCTGATAGATCACAATTAGCAAGGTACATTAAATAATTGAATATCTTAAAAGAAAAGTTCAGGCTATGCCACCATTAAAGGTACAGGAAACGATGGACTGAATGGTACTAATGGAGAACTAAGTCCATGCACAGACAGCTTGGAGATTGCAATGCTGATACTTGATTTTATGGTACAGGATTCcaatttggaacttggaatgATTCATCAAATTTTGCTGAAAATTTAGGTGGCATGCGAAGAGACCAAGATAATGAGGGGAAGTTATTTTCTGTTCCTCAGGTACTAACTTGCGTTTGTGGTTGAATttcctcaaattttttatgCATATTTAACTCATTCTGAATAATTTTCATGCTTAGAATGGAGAGCTTGAAAACCGGATTCATTTACTATCCCACCACCTGAGTTTACCTAAAACTTCAGCAGACATTACCATGGAAAAGTTCTTGCAACTCCAAGATTCTGTGCCTTGTAAAGTTAGAGCAAAGCGAGGTTGTGCCACTCATCCCCGAAGCATTGCAGAAAGAGTAAATATTTTCCTATATCCATAGCCAGTTAAAATCTTTTGTTagtgagaaaaatatttttttcatacatAGTAACTTGGTATGTTCACCATATcacttaaaattttgatttttcttcttggtctTTGCTCCAAAAAAGAACATTCTCTATTTACTGAATGAAGTATTTGTGGCTTTACCCATGAATTTAAAGATGACAGTTATGGGGTAATTTATTTACAGGTTAGAAGAACACGGATTAGTGAACGAATGAGGAAACTACAAGAGCTTGTCCCAAACATGGACAAGGTAGAATTTGATACAAGCATTTTACCCTCAGATCTATTGTCTACTTATCCTTGGAAACTCATGgcatttcatatttttttataaatttcttGGCAGCAAACCAACACAGCAGACATGCTAGATTTGGCTGTTGAGTATATTAAAGACCTTCAGAAGCAGTTCAAGGTATGAGAGAACTTAAATCAAGAGTGTCTGCATTGTGGACAAGCGTCAGTTTTTAATCACAAACAACGTGTATTCTTTTGCAGACTCTTAGCGACGTTCGAGCGAACTGCAAGTGTTTAAACATGCAGAAGAAGCCGGTTTCGAATCAGATTGTTTGACGTGCTTTTCTGTACAGGAAACCAGGAGAGTGATGGGGGGGAAGTGGATTGAAACCacataatattttctttttaagcaGTGAACATCAAgtagaaagtaaaaaagagaTAGAAGGTATTGTAGTTTTTAGTGGGTTTGATGTAGAA
Above is a genomic segment from Prunus dulcis chromosome 7, ALMONDv2, whole genome shotgun sequence containing:
- the LOC117635059 gene encoding transcription factor bHLH130-like, translating into MYNGPPASNSGTSPLIQIPQWQTEQTPFMDSNTHQNLHSQEHQTHQPNSGLLRFRSAPSSLLANFNENSDLGLIGKNPIEGSESERLFSRFANYTHTNDSDSWPSSFQELDDKSTVTATEAAVTESRMSSQQQGYSGLPPHYPRQSSFNGSYGLVGSAAMNHHTQPKAVHSNLVRQSSSPAGLFSNSSVQNGFQFGTWNDSSNFAENLGGMRRDQDNEGKLFSVPQNGELENRIHLLSHHLSLPKTSADITMEKFLQLQDSVPCKVRAKRGCATHPRSIAERVRRTRISERMRKLQELVPNMDKQTNTADMLDLAVEYIKDLQKQFKTLSDVRANCKCLNMQKKPVSNQIV